GGCGACCCCGGATCGACGAGTGGACGACCACAAACAAACGCCACACAGAGAAGTCCCACGCCCAACGATTCTGGTCTGATCTCCTTTCGCTGCTTCGGTGTCATCCCCGAACTCATCGACCTATTTGAACGCGACGCGGCACACGCATCCACCGGAGAAGACGCCGACGAAGCAGTGTGTGCAGGAGGCATCAATGTATGAATCCTCAGTGTTGATTGTCGATCCAGTGCAGACGCTCTTGAGCTCAGACTAAAACTCAGAAGTCATGTCCCTATCCTCTTCTACTGCTCCTTACCCCGTACCACCAGCTGCGCCAGTGCCCGCTTGAGCTTAGCCATACTCACCGCATCCCCCAAGAACAGATCGTGCATGTCCCTCGACGCAGCCATCGCCTCCGTCAGCGCCAGCAACAATGCATCCTCGAACGCAGGGGCATGCTCCAATTGCGTGGCCGTGTTCTCCGCAGCCATCTTCACCACCTGATCATTTGGAGCAAGCGAGCCCCACAGCTGCATGATGAACCCGCGGGCAGCCTGATTACTCACCGGCACACCTGCAGCGGTCAAGATCGCATTAGCCTCATCCACAGCCTCGTTGAAGGCGATGCCCACGGCGGAGGTCGCAGCAGTGGTGCCACCTCCTAAGACGGGCACATCTAACTCGCCGTCGCCTTGCGTGAGTCCTAAGTTCTTTTCCTTGTCGTCTGGGGCAACAGCCACGCCGATGATGTCCACGTCCGAGACATCCACAATATCGACGAGCCCCACCCGTAGATTGCGGAACAGGTAGGTGGCCAGGATTGCTCGTTTGCGCATATCAGGGTCGTGGAAGTTGATGATCTGCGAGAGAAACTCCCACGCCTTGGAGTAGGTACGCAGGTCGGTGCGGAAGGCCAGCAGTCGCTGTTTTTCCTCGTCATCGCCGGACAGACGTGCTTGGCGTATTCCGTCGTTCCACGCGGTGACCATCGGCGCGATCAGGGCGCGCAGCATCTCGTGGCCGCTACTTCCGTCCGTGTCACCCTCTACAGCCAGTGCTACCGCGTCTAGGTCAGCAGGAGTGAAGATTCCCGCTGAATCCAGCCGCTCTGACACCTCCAGCAGTGCCGTCGGGTCCACGTCTGTGGGAAGGGAGGCAAACGTGTAGAACCGCTGAAAATCCGCCAGCACTTTATCCGCGTCATTGGCGAAATCCACTACCATCGGCGAGCCTTTACCCGGGTGGATGCGGTTGAGACGAGACAGGGTCTGCACCGTGGCCACACCGGAGAGTTTCTTATCGACGTACATGGCCACCAGCCGTGGCTCGTTAAAACCGGTCTGGAACTTGCTGGCGACAATGAGCACTCGATAGGAGCCGTCTTCGGCCTTGAACGCGGTCTCTGTGTCGGTCACGCCGTTATAGCTGGATTCTGTGACCGTCCCATCCGCTGTGAACCTGCCCTCGCGGGCTTTAAGGTCACGGTCGTAGTCCGCGTCCAGCTCCGCGATCTCCTCCGTCGTCATGCCCGGCAAGGCCTTCCCACGCCTGGGTGCGTCCACCTCCAGGGAGCCGGAGAACGCCACCAACGCCGAAAACTTATCGGCGAGCTCATGCTTGGCCAGGTACTTAGTCATCTCGTTGGCCCAGTGGAACGCGGACTGGCGCGAATCGGTAACCACCATCGCGCGCGCCTGACCACCCAGCAGGTGCGCAACGTTGGTTTGAAAGTGGTTGACCACCACCGCCACCTTTTGCGCGATGTTGGTGGGGTGCTGCTTGGCGTAACGGACAATCTCTCCCACCACCCGGGACTTATCCACAGTCTCATCACGCTCGACATCACCGGCCAGGCGCACATAATTGCTATAGGTGGTGTAGTTGGCCAGCACGTCGAGAATAAATCCCTCTTCAATCGCCTGCGCCATCGTGTAGTGATCAAACGCCACAAAACCGCCCGTCTCGGTACGAGTGCCGAACACGCGCAGGGTCTTAGCCTTCGGGGTGGCGGTAAACGCCACAAACGTGACATTGCCCGCACGGGCAACCGCATCATCGGCCACGGCGATCTTCTGGTTAAGCTGGTCAGCCACCGACACCTGCACCCCGGCGACGTGTGCTTCCTCGGCTACATCCATATCGTCCGCGCCCGATTCGTCCACCTCATCGGGGGACATACCAGTGGAGGTGGCGAGCAATTCACGCAGTTTCTGCGACGCATTACCGTGCTGCGAGGAGTGCGCCTCATCCACGATCACGCACCACTTTCGCTCGGCTAGGTTCATCGACTCGGCCTGCGCCACCACGAACGGGAAGGTCTGCACCGTACAGGTAATGATGTGTCCGCCCTCAGCCAATGCCGCGCCCAGTTGCTCGGACTTAGCCCCTCCCTTGTTCGACACGGCCACCACCATGCCGCGGGAGGCTGGCAGCAACGCAATCTCCTCAGCCAGGTTGCGATCCAGCACCTGCCGGTCGGAGATGACAATGACCGAGTCGAACGTCTTGTCCTCGCCGGTGTGGTGTCGGATCAGGCGGTGGGCAAGCCAGGCAATCGTCTTGGTTTTACCCGAACCCGCCGAGTGCTGAATCAGGTAACGACCACCCTGGCCTTTGGTTTCAATATCCCCAATGACTTTTTCCACAGCGCGACGCTGGTGGAAGCGTGGGAACACAAGGTAGCCGCCACTGTTGGTTGGCTGCCACATGGCGTAGGTCTGGATGATTTGGAGCAGACTGGCAGGGGTGAGCACGTCGCGCCATAGGTAAGACGTCTCAGACCCGTCCGCGCACGGCGGGTTGCCGGCCCGTTCGCCGTTGCCCTGGTTGAACGGCAAGAACACAGTGTTCGTACCGGCAAGAACGGTGGCCATACGGACCTCGGAATTGGACACAGCAAAGTGCACCAGGCAGCGGCCAGGGCTAAGTAATGGGCGGTGCTTGGAAGGGACGCGGTCGCGCTTGTACTGAGCGATAGCGTCCTCGATGGTCTGCGTGTTGTCCGTCTTAAGCTCTACTGTTGCCACCGGGATACCGTTGAGCAGAATCACAAGGTCAATGGTCTCGTTGTTGCCCGCGCGGGTGTCGAAGTGGACTTGGCGGATGACGCGGAACCGGTTGGCGCGTGCCCGTTCAGCGACGGTGGTGAGCAGTGGGTTGGCGGGCGGAAACTCGGCCATGCCGGGGAAGGTGACTTTGCCGTGAGTGTCGGATAAGACGGTAAAGCCATAACGGAGCACACTAAGCAGTCCGCCGATGCTGCCGCCGCGGGTGTGGTCGCGCTTGGGCTGTTTGGACAGCTGCTTGGACAGCTGTGTGAGCAACGCCCGCTGTTTGGCGGTAGTAGCGACGGCTGTGTCAGTGGCGGGGCAGACTTTGGCGTACTCGTCGGGGTATTGGGTTTCGAGCCAATGGAATACGTCGGTTGGGTAAAGGGCGAGTTCGGTGTCGAAGTCGGTGTCGCGGACGCCGTCCTCATACAGGTAGCCGGAGTCGGCGAGGGATAAGCAGATGGCGGTTTCAAATGGGTATTCGTTGGCGGTGTTCATGGCGGGACGTCCTTAGTCGGTGCGGGTGCCGTCGGTATGAAAGTTGATACCAGCCAAAAGCTGGGGACGGAGCGCAAAGTCATCGCTGTACCATTTGTTATCTCTGTCCCTATAGTTGATTTTGAGCTTGGTGTTAGCGGGGATTCCCTCGGCGGACTCTCCGAGGTCGGGATCCTTGCGAGCGACCCAGTAATCGAACCCAACTTCGTAGTAGGGCGGCCAGGTGTCAACCGTTTGGTTGAGTAGGAACTTGTTCAGCAGCGCGATAGGACTTTCCCTGTAGTGAATGGTGACCTCTTTGCCTTCCTTTGTTCCTTTTCTGGTCAGACGCCCACGCTCATTAAGTTTGGTGATGTTCGGCTCGGGGAGTGGAGGGTCAAACTCAAGTGAAACGTCGTAGGCAATTGACTGGCCAAAATTGTTAATGCTGACGCGAATGGGCTCGTTGATATACCTTCCTGGTTTGAGTAACGCGCCCATCATCGGCCTGATGGAAGATTGAGTTTGCTCTCGCATGGCCTTGAGTTGACCATAGGCAACAAGCGCTGCCACAACGGCGACGAGGAGTGTCACCCAGCCCAATAGATTTTCGGAAAATTCTGCCTTAAGCCAGATCCATACGCACATCATGGGCTAACCAATCTCGATCTGTCCGGTGACGGCGGCGGTAATGAGGGCGGAGCGGCGTTCGGTGAGCAGATCGCGAAGCTGATGAGCTTTGGCAATCATACGGTCGATCCGAGCGGTTGATTCGTCCAGGTGGGCGACGATACGTTCCTGCTCGTCAAGAGGTGGGAGAGGGAGCGTGGTTTCCGACACCGTGTCTCGCGCCAATTCAGTTTGTTTCGTGCTTCCATGACTGAGACGGATGAACTCTGACTCGTTTGCAGCAATAACCGCGGCGAGGTAAGTAGGAACGACTCTTGATGAAAACGGACGAACAATCGTCACATGGCTGTCGAAAATCACTTGCGCGGGAGCATCACGCCATATTGCGGAGCGTCCGAGGGTCCCATCGCCTGTTGAGCAAACCAGGATATCTCCAGTTTGAACGAACAGTTCAGGAGCTGGTGTCTTGTCTCGGTCCGAGTGGTATTTGATATATTGCAGGTCAATCCAGCCACCGGGTCTTATGCACTTTTGATTGATTACAGCCACACCGTCATCCGCATAGGTGGGGGACATTCCTCGGCGGATAATGTCACACACCACACCCACCCGGGCAGTTTTGGTGGAGTAAGAGCTGTGGGAAAGCAAATTAATAATTTGTGTCTTTCGCCGCTCCTTCAACAGCCCCACCAACCCCTCCAGCTTGGCTAGCATGGCATCAATTTCGCCCGTCTCACGATCGAGGTAATCAGCGATAGCACGCTGCGTAGCCAACGGCGGAAGGGGCACTGGAAGAGCGCTGAGGAGCGTGAAGTTGACCATTTGGGAATTGGGGCGGACACCTGTGCCTAGGGCAGCAAAGGCAGAAATGTATGGTCGGCTTCGTAGCAGGTAATGCGCAAATGCTGGCCAGATGACTTCGTCCAGATCAAATGCCATGTATGCAGGGCTGATATACCCTAAGTGCTGCGAAACTCCCAGACCGCCAAAGTTCAGCCACATCATGTTCGCGGCTAATTGGCCGGGACGTACCACGCGGTAGTTGGACACGTCCACAGAGACTTGTTGTCCACCATCGGAATTGTCCCTAGGGACTACACCCCTGTGCTCGGATACTGACAGCGGCACTCCAACCGGGGTTTCGCCGTTTCGTTCGTTGGAGGGGAAGAAATGGGTCCCAAAACGGGAAACCGGCCATTCAGTTGTGAAAACCCTCTTGAGCTCGTTGTGAACGACGCTGGATACATTGCTCACTTCTTCACCTCCGCGAACATTTCCGCCAGCTCACCCATCACACGCTGTACATCTGCGTCAATCTCCGCCAGCGGACGAACCTCCTCCGGCACGTAAAACAGGCGTGTGAACGGAATCTCATAGCCCGTCTTAGCCTTGTCCACATCCCACGTCACATCCGGCGCAAACGGCACCACCTCTTTGGCCATATGCTCGTCCACGTCCTCGGTCAGTGGCACGCGCTCGGTCATCTTCCACCCGGCCACCGACACCGGCTGCCCCTTGTGATCGATCGCAGCAGGTGCATTGTCATCATGGACGGCCAGAGCCTGCATAATCTCCGATAACAGACCCACCGGCATCTTCACGCCTTTGATCTTGGCCTTGGTTTTGAGCAAGTCAGGGAGCTTATTCCACACCGCGCCGTCCACCTCGGCCATGATGCCCGCGTGCGCGTCAACGAACGACTTGTGAGCACGTACGCGCTCCACCGCCTCCGGAGAATTGACCGTGATGAACCGTTCCTGGCGGTAAACAGGCACGTCCTTAAACCCAAGATCATCGGCGGTGACAATCTTCGATAGCTCCGACTCCTGAAACTCTGCGTACTCACGAATCAGCACCTCCCGATCAGTCGGACTAAGTTCGCGGCGTTTATCACCCATGCCTTTACGCATCGGTGACCAGGTGTTCGCACCGTTAATGAGCTGAATCTTGCCCCGGCGGCGAGGCTCCTTATTAGTGTCCAGAATCCAAATGTAGGTAGCAATACCCGTGCCGTAGAAGATGCTGGTCGGCAGCGCGACAATCGCATCCACCAAATCCTCCCTGAGCAACCACGCACGGATTGAATCAGGGCCAGACTCCGGCGCGCCAGTAAACAGCGGCGAGCCGTTGAGAACGATACCGGCGCGGCCTCCCGCGGTCTCACCATGGGCAGGGGTCAGCTTGTGGGCAACGTGCGACAAAAACAGCATCTGTCCGTCGGACTTCGCGGGCAGACCGTGGCTAAACCTCGAGCCCTCGACGGTTGCTTCCGTGGCCACGACTTTGTAGTCATCAGACCAGTCGGAGCCGTAGGGCGGGTTGGTGAGGATGTAGTCGAAGGTCTGATCCTCAAACCGGTCGTTAGTCAAGGTGTTGCCGAACTGGATGGACTCAGGGTTGTTGCCCTGCATAATCAGGTCAGCCTTACCGATACCGTAGGCGAACTCCATCAGTTCCTGGCCATGCAGGGAGACCTGAATGTTGCGGTTGAGTTCTTTCAACTCGTTTTTGGCCACGAGCAACATACCGCCAGTACCCGCGCACGGGTCGTAGACGGTGCGAGCCGGCGCATCCCCTGCCAGTCCATCATCATCGGAGGAGAACAGCACCCCGACCATGAGAG
The sequence above is a segment of the Corynebacterium doosanense CAU 212 = DSM 45436 genome. Coding sequences within it:
- a CDS encoding restriction endonuclease subunit S produces the protein MSNVSSVVHNELKRVFTTEWPVSRFGTHFFPSNERNGETPVGVPLSVSEHRGVVPRDNSDGGQQVSVDVSNYRVVRPGQLAANMMWLNFGGLGVSQHLGYISPAYMAFDLDEVIWPAFAHYLLRSRPYISAFAALGTGVRPNSQMVNFTLLSALPVPLPPLATQRAIADYLDRETGEIDAMLAKLEGLVGLLKERRKTQIINLLSHSSYSTKTARVGVVCDIIRRGMSPTYADDGVAVINQKCIRPGGWIDLQYIKYHSDRDKTPAPELFVQTGDILVCSTGDGTLGRSAIWRDAPAQVIFDSHVTIVRPFSSRVVPTYLAAVIAANESEFIRLSHGSTKQTELARDTVSETTLPLPPLDEQERIVAHLDESTARIDRMIAKAHQLRDLLTERRSALITAAVTGQIEIG
- a CDS encoding type I restriction-modification system subunit M, which produces MSPTQEQITNARSAIADAVWNTADRYLRSVVEPEEYGDYIIPFAVLRRIECMLDSRKADFLDLYAGLKKQYDGVPDERIVSLHARTKLGLHFYNTSKLSLDAIAKTDDNVDEALNTYLGHFSPNLRDIWDSFKFTEKIATLARAQRLYGVVGHFAKLDMHPDNLPDTAMGDMFEDVMYRAFNTKGKSAGAFYTPRDAIALMVGVLFSSDDDGLAGDAPARTVYDPCAGTGGMLLVAKNELKELNRNIQVSLHGQELMEFAYGIGKADLIMQGNNPESIQFGNTLTNDRFEDQTFDYILTNPPYGSDWSDDYKVVATEATVEGSRFSHGLPAKSDGQMLFLSHVAHKLTPAHGETAGGRAGIVLNGSPLFTGAPESGPDSIRAWLLREDLVDAIVALPTSIFYGTGIATYIWILDTNKEPRRRGKIQLINGANTWSPMRKGMGDKRRELSPTDREVLIREYAEFQESELSKIVTADDLGFKDVPVYRQERFITVNSPEAVERVRAHKSFVDAHAGIMAEVDGAVWNKLPDLLKTKAKIKGVKMPVGLLSEIMQALAVHDDNAPAAIDHKGQPVSVAGWKMTERVPLTEDVDEHMAKEVVPFAPDVTWDVDKAKTGYEIPFTRLFYVPEEVRPLAEIDADVQRVMGELAEMFAEVKK
- a CDS encoding type I restriction endonuclease subunit R, translated to MNTANEYPFETAICLSLADSGYLYEDGVRDTDFDTELALYPTDVFHWLETQYPDEYAKVCPATDTAVATTAKQRALLTQLSKQLSKQPKRDHTRGGSIGGLLSVLRYGFTVLSDTHGKVTFPGMAEFPPANPLLTTVAERARANRFRVIRQVHFDTRAGNNETIDLVILLNGIPVATVELKTDNTQTIEDAIAQYKRDRVPSKHRPLLSPGRCLVHFAVSNSEVRMATVLAGTNTVFLPFNQGNGERAGNPPCADGSETSYLWRDVLTPASLLQIIQTYAMWQPTNSGGYLVFPRFHQRRAVEKVIGDIETKGQGGRYLIQHSAGSGKTKTIAWLAHRLIRHHTGEDKTFDSVIVISDRQVLDRNLAEEIALLPASRGMVVAVSNKGGAKSEQLGAALAEGGHIITCTVQTFPFVVAQAESMNLAERKWCVIVDEAHSSQHGNASQKLRELLATSTGMSPDEVDESGADDMDVAEEAHVAGVQVSVADQLNQKIAVADDAVARAGNVTFVAFTATPKAKTLRVFGTRTETGGFVAFDHYTMAQAIEEGFILDVLANYTTYSNYVRLAGDVERDETVDKSRVVGEIVRYAKQHPTNIAQKVAVVVNHFQTNVAHLLGGQARAMVVTDSRQSAFHWANEMTKYLAKHELADKFSALVAFSGSLEVDAPRRGKALPGMTTEEIAELDADYDRDLKAREGRFTADGTVTESSYNGVTDTETAFKAEDGSYRVLIVASKFQTGFNEPRLVAMYVDKKLSGVATVQTLSRLNRIHPGKGSPMVVDFANDADKVLADFQRFYTFASLPTDVDPTALLEVSERLDSAGIFTPADLDAVALAVEGDTDGSSGHEMLRALIAPMVTAWNDGIRQARLSGDDEEKQRLLAFRTDLRTYSKAWEFLSQIINFHDPDMRKRAILATYLFRNLRVGLVDIVDVSDVDIIGVAVAPDDKEKNLGLTQGDGELDVPVLGGGTTAATSAVGIAFNEAVDEANAILTAAGVPVSNQAARGFIMQLWGSLAPNDQVVKMAAENTATQLEHAPAFEDALLLALTEAMAASRDMHDLFLGDAVSMAKLKRALAQLVVRGKEQ